From a region of the Alnus glutinosa chromosome 1, dhAlnGlut1.1, whole genome shotgun sequence genome:
- the LOC133858259 gene encoding membrane-associated kinase regulator 5, with product MEALNFLKFWRTTNTYPFIINGAPHPLKEKEDELAEEEEDSFFDLELTVFDFDGKKVKSNDDPETNNVKENKTRLDSKEHHHNNSAKKAGLGFSEPTLSLSPNDPISRRKILPIEPTSKPQSPIALLKSAPRFQVLMFKKPKSKTVATPKTESKTASMDIQEQKREESKAFFTVKLKVEEAPRNSLFTRGNSLRKTESKIQDHQPSEDSKAERFSKEVIQKYLNLIKPLYVKVSKRYSEKIKFSEELSVASPTSSPATVALPKKKKHLRKSKSASAAIGAAQPVNRRDDSLLQQDDGIQSAILHCKKSFNSSRGSTSLTISISDSLHEKSRNSFSTDSSLLSRFASEPSEEKSVTTCIEE from the exons ATGGAAGCTCTCAACTTCCTGAAGTTCTGGAGAACCACCAACACCTACCCCTTCATCATCAACGGAGCTCCTCATCCtctaaaggaaaaagaggatgaacttgcagaagaagaagaagactctttcTTCGACTTGGAGCTCACTGTTTTCGATTTTGACGGTAAGAAAGTCAAAAGCAACGACGACCCAGAAACCAACAAtgtcaaagaaaacaaaaccagGCTTGATTCCAAGgaacaccaccacaacaacTCGGCCAAAAAAGCAGGCCTCGGTTTCTCGGAGCCAACCCTTTCTCTGTCTCCTAATGATCCTATTTCCAGAAGAAAAATCCTCCCAATTGAGCCCACCTCTAAGCCTCAGTCCCCGATCGCTCTGCTGAAATCAGCTCCAAGATTTCAAGTCCTCATGTTTAAGAAGCCAAAGTCAAAGACGGTGGCAACTCCAAAAACAGAGTCCAAAACCGCTTCCATGGATATCCAGGAgcagaaaagagaagaaagcaaGGCCTTCTTCACGGTGAAACTCAAGGTTGAAGAAGCTCCGAGAAACTCACTATTCACCAGAGGAAACAGTTTGAGAAAAACAGAAAGCAAAATACAAGACCACCAGCCCTCAGAGGACTCAAAAGCAGAGCGATTCTCAAAGGAAGTGATACAAAAATACTTGAACCTAATCAAACCTCTATACGTCAAGGTCTCAAAAAGGTACAGCGAAAAGATAAAGTTCTCCGAAGAGTTATCGGTGGCTTCACCTACGTCGTCTCCGGCCACAGTGGCGTTgcctaagaagaagaagcactTGAGGAAAAGCAAATCCGCGTCGGCTGCGATCGGAGCTGCACAGCCGGTGAATAGGAGAGACGATTCGCTGTTGCAACAGGATGATGGGATTCAAAGCGCCATTCTTCATTGCAAGAAATCCTTCAACTCTTCTAGAG GTTCTACTTCATTAACGATTTCTATTAGCGATTCGTTGCATGAGAAATCAAGAAATTCATTCTCTACAG ATTCTTCTTTGCTGTCGCGATTTGCAAGCGAACCTTCTGAAGAGAAATCGGTAACAACATGCATCGAGGAGTAA
- the LOC133862658 gene encoding late embryogenesis abundant protein At1g64065-like: MPKMTSGGNQDARRKRNIKCLAFIVAGVISQTVTTVLFLLLVMRIRNPKLRLGSVSVESFNLNSSSSSPSFSIKLSAQVTVKNTNFGHFKFDNSTATISYRGTEIGEGAISKERARFRSTKKLNVTVTASSGKASTNSHLRSDIDSGILQLSSRAKLSGKIHLFFIFKKKKSAEMNCTMELNTKIKAIQNLACK, translated from the coding sequence ATGCCTAAGATGACCAGCGGCGGCAACCAAGATGCACGTCGGAAAAGAAACATCAAGTGCTTGGCATTCATAGTTGCCGGGGTCATATCACAAACGGTAACAACAGTGCTCTTTTTGCTGCTAGTAATGCGCATCCGGAATCCTAAGCTCCGACTAGGTTCGGTCAGCGTTGAAAGTTTCAACCTGAATTCCTCGTCATCCTCGCCGTCCTTTAGCATAAAGCTTAGTGCTCAAGTTACCGTCAAAAACACCAATTTTGGTCACTTCAAATTCGATAACAGCACAGCTACAATTTCCTACAGGGGTACTGAGATTGGAGAGGGCGCTATAAGTAAGGAACGCGCAAGGTTCCGATCAACCAAGAAGCTTAATGTCACAGTGACAGCGAGTTCCGGCAAGGCATCAACGAATTCTCACTTGCGCAGTGACATCGATTCCGGGATTTTGCAGCTTAGCAGCCGTGCCAAATTGAGTGGGAAGATACActtgttctttattttcaagaagaagaagtccGCTGAAATGAATTGCACCATGGAGCTTAATACCAAGATAAAAGCTATCCAGAATTTGGCATGCAAATGA
- the LOC133858260 gene encoding LOW QUALITY PROTEIN: ABC transporter G family member 8 (The sequence of the model RefSeq protein was modified relative to this genomic sequence to represent the inferred CDS: deleted 2 bases in 1 codon), giving the protein MESIINSISPHASLYLPTFALSILPITTSMEDQSPKPPPPPPRAKSYKLTASSISYTKSATGSINPIAPLIFLFKPCTTTPPTFILRDVSLTAHPSQILAIVGPSGAGKSTLLDILAARTSPTNGALLLNSSPLNPSSFRKLSAYVPQHDACLPLLTVSETFAFAARLLVPKTSDITTIISSLLAELRLGHLANTRLAHGLSGGERRRVSIGISLLHDPAVLLLDEPTSGLDSSSAFNVMQTLKSIAISRHRTVILSIHQPSFKILSTIDRILLLSKGTVVHHGTLSSLQSLLVSNGFTVPPQLNALEYSMEILSQLNELKPITPPSLPPSPNNSTASPCDTEGKRIRYRSSRVHEILTLYNRFWKIVYRTRQLLLTNALEALVVGLVLGTIYIDIGFDKQGIEKRFGLFAFTLTFLLSSTTETLPIFINERPIILRETSSGVYRLSSYLMANTLVFLPYLLAIAIIYSSSVYFLVGLCASWQAFAYFVLVIWVIVLMANSFVLFLSSLAPNYIAGTSLVTILLGAFFLFSGYFISSEGLPKYWLFMHFLSMYKYALDALLINEYSCLVSRCLIWYEENKECMVTGADVLQKKGLHERQKWTNIYILIGFFVFYRVLCLLVLIRRVSRSKR; this is encoded by the exons ATGGAAAGTATCATCAACAGCATATCTCCCCACGCCTCGCTGTATTTGCCCACATTTGCTCTCTCT ATCCTTCCCATCACCACTTCCATGGAAGACCAATCACCAAAgccaccgccaccgccaccaCGAGCCAAGAGCTACAAGTTAACAGCCTCTTCGATCTCCTATACTAAATCAGCCACCGGGTCCATTAATCCTATTGCACCACTGATCTTCCTCTTCAAACCCTGTACCACAACTCCTCCCACATTCATCCTCCGCGATGTCTCTCTCACTGCCCATCCATCTCAAATCTTGGCCATTGTTGGTCCCAGCGGAGCCGGTAAATCTACTCTCCTTGACATCTTAGCCGCCCGAACTTCACCCACAAACGGCGCTCTTCTTCTCAACTCTTCCCCTCTCAACCCTTCGTCATTCCGCAAACTCTCCGCCTATGTCCCCCAGCACGATGCATGCCTTCCATTACTAACTGTGTCCGAGACCTTCGCCTTTGCTGCTCGCCTCCTGGTCCCTAAAACATCCGATATTACCACCATTATCTCCTCTCTTCTCGCCGAGCTAAGGCTAGGACACTTAGCAAACACCAGGCTGGCGCATGGCCTGTCGGGTGGCGAACGTAGACGAGTCTCGATAGGCATAAGCCTTCTCCATGACCCTGCAGTTTTACTTCTCGACGAGCCCACATCGGGCCTCGACAGCTCGTCAGCTTTCAACGTAATGCAAACACTTAAATCGATAGCTATTTCGCGCCACCGCACTGTGATTTTGTCGATACACCAACCAAGCTTCAAGATCCTCTCTACCATTGATAGAATCCTCCTGCTATCCAAAGGGACGGTGGTGCACCATGGCACACTTTCTTCACTGCAGTCATTATTGGTCTCGAATGGCTTCACTGTTCCTCCACAGCTCAATGCATTAGAATATTCCATGGAAATACTAAGCCAACTCAATGAGCTTAAGCCCATCACACCCCCTTCACTCCCTCCATCACCAAATAACTCCACAGCCTCTCCTTGTGATActgaaggaaaaagaataagatACAGGAGCTCTAGAGTCCATGAGATCCTCACCCTTTATAACAGATTTTGGAAGATCGTTTACAGAACCAGACAGCTTCTTTTAACAAACGCATTGGAAGCTCTTGTTGTGGGTCTGGTTCTTGGAACCATTTACATTGATATTGGTTTTGACAAGCAAGGCATCGAAAAGAGGTTCGGTCTCTTCGCTTTCACTCTCACCTTCCTTCTCTCTTCCACAACTGAAACCCTTCCAATCTTCATCAATGAAAGGCCAATAATTCTGAGAGAAACTTCAAGTGGGGTTTATAGACTCTCTTCTTATCTAATGGCTAACACCCTTGTTTTCTTGCCTTACTTGCTCGCAATCGCAATCATATATTCGAGCTCAGTCTATTTCTTGGTGGGTCTTTGTGCTTCATGGCAAGCTTTTGCATACTTTGTGTTGGTCATATGGGTCATAGTTTTAATGGCAAACTCGTTCGTGCTCTTCTTGAGCTCTCTTGCCCCAAACTACATTGCTGGCACTTCGCTCGTGACAATACTCTTAGGggctttctttctcttctctggCTACTTCATCTCCTCAGAGGGTTTACCAAAGTACTGGCTTTTCATGCACTTCCTCTCAATGTATAAGTATGCACTAGACGCCCTCCTCATCAATGAGTATTCTTGCCTCGTCTCAAGGTGTTTGATATGGTATGAAGAGAACAAAGAGTGCATGGTGACTGGAGCCGATGTGTTGCAGAAGAAAGGGCTCCATGAGAGGCAGAAATGGACGAATATTTACATCTTGATTGGTTTCTTTGTGTTTTATCGCGTGCTTTGCTTGCTGGTTTTGATCAGAAGGGTCTCAAGATCAAAAAGATGA
- the LOC133858261 gene encoding anthocyanidin 5,3-O-glucosyltransferase-like encodes MEEVIVLYPSPGRGHLLAMVELGKLILKHHPSFSITILILDTHNIPNASSAQYVASSTAQYIAAVNATTPSIKFHRLPPVSDVPSTFPAYESGFLLPRLNNPNLHQALQTISQTSKLKAFIIDFFCDAAFQVAANLSIPTYYFFTSSASTLTAFLYLPTLHKSLDKSFKDLNHDMLIDIPGSPSIPVSDMPKNLSDRSSKVYEYFLNTATHMAKSNGLIVNTFDLLEGKAIGAISDGLCVTDGPTPPIFCIGPLISSSNQDGENQHECLNWLNSQPSQSVVFLSFGSMGLFSAKQLHEISVGLENSGQRFLWVVRNPPPDNNKEPNLDELLPNGFLERTKERGFVVKQWAPQVEILSHSSVGGFVTHCGWNSVLEAVSSGLPMVGWPLYAEQRLTRLALVKEFKVALAVNESEDGLVSAGELEKRVRELMYSEAGKVVRQKVLAMRDAAVAAVEEGGSAHVAFGKLAESWITTTC; translated from the coding sequence ATGGAGGAGGTCATAGTCCTATACCCGTCTCCAGGCAGAGGCCACCTACTCGCCATGGTAGAGCTTGGCAAGCTCATACTGAAACATCACCCATCTTTCTCCATCACAATCCTCATCTTAGACACACACAATATACCTAATGCCTCATCCGCTCAATACGTGGCCAGCTCTACCGCCCAATACATAGCTGCCGTCAACGCCACCACTCCATCCATCAAATTTCACCGCCTCCCCCCCGTCTCCGACGTCCCTTCTACTTTCCCGGCATATGAGTCAGGCTTCTTACTCCCACGCCTCAACAACCCAAATCTCCACCAAGCCCTCCAAACCATCTCCCAGACCTCCAAACTCAAAGCCTTTATCATTGACTTCTTCTGTGATGCTGCTTTCCAAGTAGCCGCAAACCTTAGCATCCCCACCTACTATTTCTTCACCTCCAGCGCAAGCACTCTAACCGCCTTTCTATACCTCCCCACTCTCCATAAAAGCCTGGATAAAAGCTTCAAAGATCTCAACCATGATATGCTTATTGATATTCCAGGCTCACCGTCTATCCCGGTTTCAGACATGCCGAAAAATTTGTCCGATCGTAGTTCTAAAGTGTATGAGTATTTCTTAAACACAGCAACCCACATGGCCAAATCAAATGGACTTATTGTAAATACGTTTGACCTGCTCGAAGGAAAAGCTATTGGAGCAATATCGGATGGGCTATGTGTGACAGATGGCCCAACTCCGCCAATATTCTGTATTGGACCTTTGATATCAAGCAGCAATCAAGATGGAGAAAATCAGCATGAGTGCTTGAATTGGCTCAACTCGCAACCAAGTCAAAGCGTCGTGTTTCTGTCTTTTGGAAGCATGGGATTGTTTTCGGCAAAACAGTTGCATGAAATATCCGTAGGATTAGAAAATAGCGGCCAAAGGTTCTTGTGGGTAGTAAGAAATCCGCCACCAGATAACAACAAAGAGCCAAATTTGGATGAGTTGTTGCCAAACGGTTTCTTGGAAAGGACCAAGGAGAGGGGTTTTGTGGTGAAGCAATGGGCTCCACAGGTGGAGATACTGAGTCACAGCTCGGTAGGTGGGTTCGTGACTCACTGCGGGTGGAACTCAGTGCTTGAAGCGGTGTCTAGCGGCTTGCCGATGGTTGGGTGGCCTTTGTATGCGGAACAAAGGTTGACCAGGTTGGCCTTGGTGAAGGAATTTAAGGTGGCGTTGGCAGTGAATGAGTCGGAAGACGGGTTGGTGAGTGCGGGCGAGTTGGAGAAGCGAGTGAGGGAGTTAATGTACTCGGAAGCAGGCAAAGTGGTGAGACAGAAGGTTTTAGCCATGAGAGATGCTGCCGTGGCAGCCGTGGAAGAGGGAGGGTCCGCTCATGTTGCATTTGGCAAGTTGGCTGAGTCGTGGATCACGACAACGTGCTAG
- the LOC133858262 gene encoding anthocyanidin 5,3-O-glucosyltransferase-like → MEKVIVLYPSPGRGHLIAMVELGKLILKHHPSFSITILVLNTQNTDSASTAQYVASSTAQYMAAVKATTPSITFLRLPPILDVPSTPSPLELLYLFPRLNNPNVHQTLQTISQTSELKAFVIDFFCDAAFEVAANLSIPTYYFYTSSASSLTAFLYFPTLHKNLDKSFKDLNDMPLDIPGIPSIPASVMPEGISDRSSKLYEYFLNTATYMAKSNGLMVNTFELLERKAFKALSDGLCVPDGPTPPIFCIGPLIASGNQNGDDQHECLNWLNSQPSQSVVFLCFGSMGLFSAKQLREMAIGLENSGQRFMWVVRNPPCDNNKEPNLDELLPQGFLERTKDRGFVVKQWAPQVAVLSHDSVGGFVTHCGWNSVLEAVCGGVPMVAWPLYAEQKMNRSVLVKELKVALALNESKDGSVSAAELEKRVRELMDSEAGKDVRDRVSAMRDDAMTAVKEGGSSHVALAKLSEFFV, encoded by the coding sequence ATGGAGAAGGTTATAGTCCTATACCCATCTCCAGGCAGAGGCCACCTAATCGCCATGGTAGAGCTTGGGAAGCTCATACTGAAACATCACCCATCTTTCTCCATCACAATCCTCGTCTTAAACACACAAAACACAGATTCTGCGTCCACCGCCCAATACGTAGCCAGCTCTACCGCCCAATACATGGCCGCCGTGAAAGCCACCACCCCATCGATCACCTTCCTCCGTCTTCCCCCCATCCTCGACGTCCCTTCTACTCCTTCCCCATTAGAATTATTGTACTTATTCCCACGCCTCAACAACCCAAATGTCCACCAAACCCTCCAAACCATCTCCCAGACCTCCGAACTCAAAGCCTTTGTCATTGATTTCTTCTGCGATGCTGCTTTCGAAGTGGCCGCAAACCTTAGCATCCCCACCTACTATTTCTACACCTCTAGCGCAAGCAGTCTAACCGCCTTTCTGTATTTCCCTACTCTCCATAAAAACCTGGATAAAAGCTTTAAAGATCTCAATGATATGCCTCTTGATATTCCCGGCATACCTTCTATCCCGGCTTCAGTCATGCCGGAAGGTATTTCAGATCGCAGTTCTAAACTTTATGAGTATTTCTTGAACACAGCAACCTACATGGCCAAATCAAATGGACTTATGGTGAACACCTTTGAGCTGCTCGAGAGAAAAGCGTTCAAGGCATTATCGGATGGACTATGTGTTCCAGACGGACCAACCCCGCCAATATTCTGTATTGGACCTTTGATAGCAAGCGGCAACCAGAATGGAGATGATCAGCACGAGTGTTTGAATTGGCTAAACTCGCAACCGAGTCAAAGCGTTGTGTTTCTGTGTTTCGGAAGCATGGGATTGTTTTCGGCGAAACAGTTGAGAGAAATGGCAATAGGATTAGAAAACAGTGGTCAGAGATTCATGTGGGTGGTGAGAAATCCACCGTGCGATAACAACAAAGAGCCAAATTTGGATGAGTTATTGCCGCAAGGTTTCTTGGAAAGGACCAAGGATAGGGGTTTTGTGGTTAAGCAATGGGCTCCACAGGTGGCAGTACTGAGTCATGACTCCGTGGGCGGGTTCGTGACTCACTGCGGGTGGAACTCAGTGCTTGAAGCGGTCTGTGGCGGCGTCCCGATGGTTGCTTGGCCATTGTATGCGGAGCAAAAGATGAACAGGTCAGTATTGGTTAAGGAGTTGAAGGTGGCGTTGGCACTGAACGAGTCGAAAGACGGGTCAGTGAGTGCGGCCGAGTTGGAGAAGCGAGTGAGAGAGTTAATGGACTCGGAAGCAGGGAAAGATGTCAGAGACAGGGTTTCAGCCATGAGAGATGACGCTATGACAGCCGTGAAGGAGGGGGGGTCCTCTCATGTTGCATTGGCCAAGTTGTCTGAGTTCTTCGTTTAA